One Aegilops tauschii subsp. strangulata cultivar AL8/78 chromosome 7, Aet v6.0, whole genome shotgun sequence genomic window carries:
- the LOC109783024 gene encoding protein FAR1-RELATED SEQUENCE 5-like, which yields MAAGFSDIGMAGEGISIDEFMEYDSMVRQTFKSENEAYKFYLGTTDERPRFFYRYTTDSDGHLQNIFWADAQSRLDYVAFGGVVVFDSTYRSNKYRLPFVPFVGLNHHRSTVVFGVGLVSDESANSYEWLLQVFLEAMHEKHPISAITDGDVSMAKAISSVWPSTYHRLCSWHIEQNMVLHLRKEKLKEFRKFIYYAMEVHEFERHWLAYKKRFRITRKKKDAWIHRMYELREKWSVAYNKGRYFLGMLSNQRSESLNSRLHVHLNRRMKLVDLVQHIEHCVSVLRRNEAALDAVASHTISFTRLTADPLEISASSIYTPVMFSKVKDEIVNLSRWNVLEVEEDTGLVSYGVARKESVHVRFHVTCIFDGSKMESAYCGCRKMEIEDFPCAHIFCVLKYNGICTIPACCVKARWTMQAKPAFGSVRSANTHVWSEQMDKYHELRNMASEALFTASASEMQSEKVMEYLRSILDEGNKNDGNTGTPSFVPMPAYFSGARQRFTDQVQDPKPIINPKDRPAKESNKRLKPFLENLQAKKKTLKKVHGQLSRGRKKK from the exons ATGGCTGCTGGGTTTTCT GATATCGGCATGGCTGGCGAAGGCATCTCGATAGATGAATTTATGGAGTACGACTCGATGGTCAGGCAGACATTTAAAAGTGAGAACGAAGCGTACAAGTTCTACTTAGG CACAACAGATGAAAGACCCAGATTTTTTTACAGATACACCACAGACAGTGATGGGCATCTGCAGAACATATTCTGGGCAGACGCCCAATCTCGCTTGGACTATGTTGCATTTGGTGGTGTGGTGGTGTTTGACAGCACATACCGGTCAAACAAATATAGGTTGCCGTTTGTTCCATTTGTGGGGCTGAACCATCACCGCAGCACAGTCGTGTTTGGGGTTGGTCTTGTATCCGACGAGTCAGCTAACTCATATGAGTGGCTGCTTCAGGTTTTTTTGGAGGCAATGCACGAGAAGCATCCCATTTCAGCGATCACAGACGGCGACGTTTCAATGGCCAAAGCCATATCATCAGTCTGGCCTAGCACATATCACCGTCTGTGCAGCTGGCATATCGAGCAGAATATGGTGCTTCACCTCCGAAAGGAAAAGCTTAAGGAATTTAGGAAATTTATTTACTATGCCATGGAGGTTCATGAGTTTGAGAGACACTGGTTGGCTTATAAGAAGAGATTCAGAATCACAAGGAAAAAGAAAGATGCATGGATTCACAGGATGTACGAGCTGAGAGAAAAGTGGTCTGTAGCATATAACAAGGGAAGGTATTTCCTAGGGATGTTGAGCAATCAGAGGAGTGAGTCTCTAAACTCAAGGCTTCATGTGCACCTGAATAGGAGAATGAAACTCGTTGATCTCGTGCAACACATTGAACACTGTGTGTCAGTTTTGCGTAGGAATGAAGCAGCATTGGACGCTGTAGCTTCGCACACAATCTCCTTCACTAGATTGACTGCCGATCCACTTGAGATAAGTGCCTCATCTATTTATACCCCTGTTATGTTCAGTAAGGTAAAGGACGAGATTGTCAACTTATCAAGATGGAATGTTCTTGAGGTGGAAGAGGACACTGGTTTGGTTAGCTATGGAGTTGCTCGCAAAGAGTCGGTGCACGTTAGGTTCCATGTCACATGTATTTTTGATGGATCTAAGATGGAAAGTGCATATTGTGGATGTAGGAAGATGGAAATCGAGGATTTTCCATGTGCTCATATATTTTGCGTTTTGAAGTACAATGGGATATGCACCATCCCCGCATGTTGTGTGAAGGCTAGATGGACAATGCAAGCCAAGCCTGCTTTCGGTTCTGTGAGGAGTGCCAATACACATGTATGGTCAGAACAGATGGATAAGTACCATGAACTGCGCAATATGGCTAGTGAGGCTTTATTCACGGCCTCAGCTAGTGAAATGCAGTCAGAAAAGGTGATGGAGTACCTGAGGAGCATATTGGACGAGGGCAACAAAAATGATGGGAATACTGGCACGCCATCATTTGTTCCTATGCCGGCTTATTTTTCTGGGGCGCGGCAAAGGTTTACAGATCAAGTCCAAGACCCTAAACCAATAATAAATCCCAAAGACAGACCAGCCAAAGAATCGAATAAGAGGTTGAAGCCATTCCTGGAGAATTTgcaagcaaaaaagaaaacattGAA GAAAGTTCATGGTCAGTTGAGTAGGGGGAGGAAAAAaaagtga